The Lysobacter sp. genome includes a window with the following:
- a CDS encoding Hsp20/alpha crystallin family protein produces the protein MSLMRYPQAWPAQARVHDDLKQIFDRFLNNADNPDESAVVTSQWVPRVDIKEEVDRFVILADLPGVDPQHVEVLMDKGILSIKGERSSETIEQSERFSRIERRYGSFHRRFALPDTADAEGIVATGHNGVLEIVIPKHPESTPRRIQVGRPDAKA, from the coding sequence ATGAGCCTCATGCGCTACCCGCAGGCGTGGCCGGCACAAGCCCGCGTCCACGACGATCTGAAGCAGATCTTCGACCGTTTCCTCAACAATGCCGACAACCCCGACGAGTCCGCCGTGGTCACCAGCCAATGGGTGCCGCGCGTCGACATCAAGGAAGAGGTGGATCGTTTCGTGATCCTGGCCGATCTGCCGGGCGTCGATCCGCAGCACGTGGAAGTGCTGATGGACAAGGGCATCCTCAGCATCAAGGGCGAACGCAGCAGCGAAACGATCGAGCAGTCCGAGCGCTTCTCGCGGATCGAGCGCCGCTACGGCAGCTTCCATCGCCGCTTCGCGCTGCCCGACACCGCGGACGCGGAAGGCATCGTCGCAACCGGCCACAACGGCGTGCTCGAGATCGTCATTCCCAAACATCCCGAATCCACGCCGCGCCGCATCCAGGTGGGTCGTCCCGACGCGAAGGCCTGA
- a CDS encoding peroxiredoxin, which translates to MTIQIGDRIPEVNIKRINDGIDTIDTHTFFEGKKIVLFSVPGAFTPTCSEKHLPGFIEHFEAFRAKGVGVACMSVNDPFVMKAWAASQNAPADMEILADGNADFTKALGLEMDASGYGMGIRSKRFALYLEDGVVKFLEVEAPGEFRVSSAEHMLSLL; encoded by the coding sequence ATGACCATCCAGATCGGCGATCGCATCCCTGAAGTCAACATCAAACGCATCAACGACGGCATCGACACCATCGACACGCACACCTTCTTCGAAGGCAAGAAGATCGTGCTGTTCTCCGTCCCCGGCGCATTCACGCCGACCTGCTCGGAAAAACATCTGCCCGGCTTCATCGAACACTTCGAGGCGTTCCGCGCCAAAGGCGTCGGCGTCGCCTGCATGTCGGTCAATGATCCGTTCGTGATGAAAGCCTGGGCCGCGAGCCAGAACGCTCCGGCCGACATGGAGATCCTCGCCGACGGCAACGCCGACTTCACGAAAGCGCTCGGCCTGGAAATGGATGCCAGCGGTTACGGCATGGGCATCCGCAGCAAGCGGTTCGCGCTGTATCTCGAAGACGGCGTGGTGAAATTCCTCGAAGTGGAAGCGCCGGGCGAGTTCCGCGTTTCGTCTGCGGAACACATGCTGTCGTTGCTGTGA
- the pbpC gene encoding penicillin-binding protein 1C: MSQSLTPSLRIRIRRLLPWLRWGTVALLSTLLLLDLIFPPQLPKARDTSTLVVARDGTPLRAFADADGVWRYPATPETVSPLYLEALLNYEDRWFWRHPGVNPLALLRAGGQMLGSGEVVSGGSTLTMQVARILDAKRTRHTRTPFRKLRQILRALQLEAHLSKREILILYLERAPFGGTIEGVEAASWAYLGKPASRLSKAEAALLAVLPQSPSRRRPDRHPEVAQVARDKVLDRMATLGVWSKAEIDDARIEPVVARQLQPPLSAALLAQRLRVAHPKASRITSTIDANLQRTLEERVTSYFSNLPERTSAALLVVDNQTMEARAYVGSLHFGDKQRLGHVDMVRAWRSPGSTLKPFLYGMAIDDGMIHSESLLIDAPQTFGDYRPGNFGESFNGPIGVAQALRLSLNVPAVDLLDRVGPQRFAARIDHAGIALKFPQDSKPNLALILGGTGARLEDLVGTHAAFNRNGISGRVRYTPTDPKIDRRALSPGAAWIVREILESNPRPGELEQYDRGTRPRVAWKTGTSYGFRDAWAVGSTRHYTVGVWVGRPDGTPLPGQYGALTALPLLFEVVDSLPGNARDSLPLPPPSNVAEIEICWPLGIAADSVPASLCQRRMKAWTLDGAVPPTFAERGARLWNAGRERFDIDADSGKRVSAVCSLPHRTRTVEIARWPALASPWLSAETRRASTLPVLADDCMLDGRDASEELRIEGLNDGATLARAPGSEHAVRLSLRALGTDRNVQWLLDGRWIAETEGRQSLVRDFGESGEHVLTALADSGAWTRIRFRVLE, from the coding sequence ATGTCGCAATCTCTTACGCCATCCCTGCGCATCCGCATCCGCCGCCTGCTGCCCTGGCTCCGCTGGGGCACCGTTGCGCTGCTGTCGACATTGCTGCTGCTCGATCTGATTTTCCCGCCGCAGTTGCCGAAGGCGCGCGACACCAGCACGCTGGTGGTCGCGCGCGACGGCACGCCGCTGCGCGCGTTCGCCGATGCCGATGGCGTCTGGCGCTACCCGGCGACGCCCGAGACGGTGTCGCCGCTGTATCTCGAAGCGCTGCTCAATTACGAAGACCGCTGGTTCTGGCGCCATCCCGGCGTGAATCCGCTGGCGCTGCTGCGCGCCGGCGGGCAGATGCTGGGCAGCGGCGAGGTGGTGTCCGGAGGTTCGACGCTGACGATGCAGGTCGCGCGCATCCTCGATGCCAAGCGCACCCGGCACACGCGCACGCCGTTCCGCAAACTGCGGCAGATCCTGCGTGCGCTGCAGCTCGAAGCGCATCTGTCGAAGCGCGAGATCCTGATCCTGTATCTGGAGCGCGCGCCGTTCGGCGGCACCATCGAAGGCGTCGAGGCGGCCAGTTGGGCGTATCTGGGCAAACCCGCATCGCGGTTGTCGAAAGCGGAGGCGGCGTTGCTCGCGGTGCTGCCGCAATCGCCGAGCAGGCGCCGCCCGGACCGTCATCCGGAAGTCGCGCAGGTCGCGCGCGACAAGGTGCTGGATCGCATGGCGACGCTCGGCGTGTGGAGCAAAGCCGAGATCGACGACGCGCGGATCGAACCCGTCGTCGCACGCCAACTGCAGCCGCCGCTCAGTGCCGCATTGCTGGCGCAGCGATTGCGCGTGGCGCATCCGAAAGCCTCGCGCATCACCTCGACCATCGATGCGAACCTGCAGCGCACGCTGGAAGAGCGCGTGACCTCGTATTTCTCGAATCTTCCGGAGCGCACGTCCGCTGCGTTGCTGGTGGTCGACAACCAGACCATGGAAGCGCGCGCCTATGTCGGCTCGCTGCATTTCGGCGACAAGCAGCGCCTTGGCCATGTCGACATGGTCCGCGCCTGGCGTTCGCCCGGTTCGACCTTGAAGCCGTTCCTCTACGGCATGGCGATCGACGACGGCATGATCCATTCCGAAAGTCTGTTGATCGATGCGCCGCAGACCTTCGGCGATTATCGTCCCGGAAATTTCGGCGAATCCTTCAATGGACCGATCGGCGTCGCCCAGGCGCTGCGATTGTCGCTGAACGTGCCGGCGGTCGATCTGCTCGATCGCGTCGGCCCGCAGCGCTTCGCCGCACGTATCGATCATGCCGGTATCGCGCTGAAATTCCCGCAGGACAGCAAGCCGAATCTCGCGCTGATCCTCGGCGGCACCGGCGCACGACTGGAGGATCTGGTCGGCACGCACGCGGCGTTCAATCGCAACGGCATCTCCGGGCGCGTGCGCTACACGCCGACCGATCCGAAGATCGACCGGCGTGCGCTGTCGCCGGGCGCCGCGTGGATCGTGCGCGAGATTCTCGAATCCAATCCGCGTCCCGGCGAACTCGAACAATACGATCGCGGCACGCGTCCGCGCGTGGCCTGGAAGACCGGCACCAGCTACGGATTCCGCGATGCATGGGCAGTGGGTAGCACACGCCATTACACGGTCGGTGTGTGGGTGGGGCGCCCCGACGGCACGCCGTTGCCCGGTCAATACGGTGCGCTCACCGCGCTGCCGCTGCTGTTCGAGGTGGTCGATTCGCTGCCCGGCAACGCGCGCGATTCGCTGCCGTTGCCGCCGCCATCGAACGTCGCCGAGATCGAGATCTGCTGGCCGCTCGGCATCGCCGCCGACAGCGTGCCCGCGTCGCTGTGTCAGCGCCGGATGAAGGCGTGGACGCTGGACGGCGCGGTGCCGCCGACGTTCGCCGAACGCGGCGCGCGTCTGTGGAATGCAGGTCGCGAACGTTTCGATATCGATGCGGACAGCGGCAAACGCGTATCGGCGGTGTGTTCGCTGCCGCATCGCACGCGGACCGTCGAGATCGCGCGCTGGCCGGCGCTGGCATCGCCGTGGCTGTCGGCGGAAACGCGCCGCGCATCGACGCTGCCCGTGCTCGCCGACGACTGCATGCTTGATGGTCGCGACGCCAGCGAGGAACTGCGTATCGAAGGACTCAACGACGGCGCCACTCTCGCGCGCGCGCCGGGCAGCGAACATGCGGTGCGACTCTCGTTGCGCGCGCTCGGCACCGATCGCAACGTGCAGTGGTTGCTCGATGGTCGCTGGATCGCCGAAACCGAAGGCCGGCAGTCGCTGGTGCGCGACTTCGGAGAATCGGGCGAACATGTGTTGACCGCGCTCGCCGACAGCGGCGCGTGGACGAGAATCCGCTTCCGCGTGTTGGAATAA
- a CDS encoding alpha-2-macroglobulin family protein translates to MCRTSRFEVVGRVRGFVRQWGSGVGLALVLAATTALPGCGNKETGQLPEISGEAIKAKPNEIKGFALVRAYPDQDGDTLAIALEFSRPLVGTQDFDKLITFATSVNDKSSWKLDDSGKILRFPFVTVNTEYTLTVSGKLAAADGSVLGHDVEQKVYTGELDPAVGFASQGSVLPARDSRGLPVVSVNVPEVDVEFLRVREKSLPQFFAEYQRGGRRSGWELDNDYGDGTPLAKLAEPVYTNRFVLGGKRNERAVTYLPIQDIEELQEPGLYFAVMKRTGQFREQFETTFFTVSDIGLHVRAYKDKLFVHTASLQDGSGINSVDLQIIDAAGETTLKGQTDRNGNAMLPYKLDAAHVLIARRSSDISMLPFNQPALDLSEFAVSGREPAWFDVFAWAGRDLYRPGEVVRISALLRDNDGKPVPMKGKKAQPLFVRLKQPDGKPFIESRIEAGAQGYYSFEKLIPVEAPTGRWQVEFRTDPASTEAVQGMSLRIEEFLPERMKLDLATADAVLKPGKPLKLEATGAYLYGAPAAGNRFTAKLAVAVEQHPVESMPGYFFGDPTLTLPKDANDVIDTTLDAQGKLAQDITLPEEAKPASPIAAMVSGSLFETGGRSINRSIKRVLWPADALVGVRPMFDDKEGPDSDSNAGFQLMRVDSDGKPRPAKGLKVTLVREHRDYHWNYDNDEGWDFDFTSRFDNVETRTIDAGTTAIKFDFPVEWGTYRVDVLDPATGLTTRYPFEAGWGWGDENRGLDARPDKVKVALDKTTYNTGDTLKVTLTPPHDGKGLLMVEGGDRMLYVLDVDVKRGSSFEIPVTKDWERHDIYITALVFRGGSASDKITPARAVGIAYVPMDRASRRVEVGLSLPKQMRPEQTLMTTVAVPKLAGQDAYVTVSAVDVGILNITQFPVPDANKHFFAQRRLGVDAYDVYGRIIESLEGEIGRIRFGGDMALQPLAQARRPTSKVQTVDLFSGPVKLDAKGNAKIALKVPDFNGTLRVSALAYSAERYGNGDAEIVVRAPIVAEASYPRVLAPGDRSNVTLDLTNFTGKAGDFDVKIEGLGPLTVAQGARSAKLAIGGKTTLTFPLSAGEGYTTAKIRVQVNGNGFKVDRRFDVPVRPAWPSVLRTKTQTLNALGTIAMDAAFADGLMPGSVTAQMTVSALPPIPFASALKDVLEYPYGCAEQTTSKGYAALVMDADTAKMLDAKGLDAAARKARMDGAFGRLASMQMSNGHFSMWGDDSYVNPALTPYIVEFLLDAREAGFAVPEAMLQKALQRLSEDLLAGGNEFYGQTYRDHLKFAYQAHAGYVLARVNRAPLGTLRALYDNERGKTKNGLSMVHLGLALSLQGDKNRGNKAIAAGFAFKSGYEYLGDYSSPLRDSALMIALTHERGLGKPEYDAKVVALGKELDVRRNDRWFYLSTQEQVALARVGKALLADQKKMVSGVWRLGDVSDPVAERRMQGRRVDYTALARGFKFEPQGAVPLYASLEVAGVPRTAPGEDKSTIGIERKWYTTDGKPWKPGPLTEGEALIVALSITADQSMPDALLTDLLPAGLEIENFNLGDGKQWADVVVDGIQINDRSSAAEVRHEEYRDDRFVAAIKLDRGQAARVFYLVRAVTPGTYTVPPSLVEDMYRPQLRGVGKSTPATITVVQPK, encoded by the coding sequence ATGTGTCGCACGTCGCGGTTTGAGGTGGTGGGTCGGGTTCGCGGTTTCGTCAGGCAATGGGGTTCGGGAGTCGGGTTGGCGCTGGTGTTGGCCGCCACGACTGCGCTTCCGGGCTGCGGCAACAAGGAGACCGGGCAACTGCCCGAAATCAGCGGCGAGGCTATCAAGGCCAAGCCCAACGAAATCAAGGGCTTCGCGCTGGTCCGGGCCTATCCCGACCAGGATGGCGACACGCTCGCGATCGCTCTGGAGTTCTCCCGGCCGCTGGTCGGCACGCAGGACTTCGACAAACTCATCACCTTCGCCACGTCGGTCAACGACAAGAGCAGTTGGAAGCTCGATGACAGCGGCAAGATCCTGCGCTTCCCGTTCGTCACGGTGAATACCGAGTACACCCTGACCGTCTCCGGCAAGCTCGCCGCAGCCGACGGCAGCGTGCTCGGCCACGATGTCGAACAGAAGGTCTACACCGGCGAACTCGACCCCGCCGTGGGCTTCGCTTCGCAGGGCAGCGTACTGCCGGCGCGCGACAGCCGCGGCCTGCCGGTGGTGTCGGTCAACGTGCCCGAGGTCGACGTCGAATTCCTGCGCGTGCGCGAGAAATCGCTGCCGCAGTTCTTCGCCGAATACCAGCGCGGCGGTCGCCGCAGCGGTTGGGAGCTGGACAACGACTACGGCGACGGCACGCCGCTGGCCAAGCTGGCCGAACCGGTCTACACCAACCGCTTCGTGCTGGGCGGCAAGCGCAACGAACGCGCGGTGACCTACCTGCCGATCCAGGACATCGAAGAACTGCAGGAACCGGGTCTGTACTTCGCGGTCATGAAGCGCACCGGCCAGTTCCGCGAGCAGTTCGAGACCACGTTCTTCACGGTCAGCGATATCGGTCTGCACGTGCGCGCGTACAAGGACAAATTGTTCGTCCACACCGCATCGCTGCAGGATGGGTCGGGGATCAACAGCGTCGATCTGCAGATCATCGATGCCGCGGGCGAAACCACGCTCAAGGGCCAGACCGACCGCAACGGCAACGCGATGCTGCCGTACAAACTCGATGCCGCGCACGTGCTGATCGCCCGTCGCAGCAGCGACATCTCGATGCTGCCGTTCAACCAGCCGGCGCTGGATCTGTCCGAATTCGCGGTCAGCGGTCGCGAACCGGCGTGGTTCGATGTGTTCGCATGGGCCGGCCGCGATCTGTACCGTCCCGGCGAAGTGGTGCGCATTTCGGCGCTGCTGCGCGACAACGACGGCAAGCCGGTGCCGATGAAGGGCAAGAAGGCGCAGCCGCTGTTCGTGCGTCTGAAACAGCCCGATGGCAAGCCCTTCATCGAAAGCCGGATCGAAGCCGGCGCGCAGGGCTATTACAGCTTCGAGAAACTGATTCCGGTCGAAGCGCCGACCGGTCGTTGGCAGGTGGAGTTCCGCACCGACCCGGCCAGCACCGAAGCCGTGCAGGGCATGAGCCTGCGGATCGAGGAGTTCCTGCCCGAACGCATGAAGCTCGATCTGGCCACCGCTGATGCGGTGCTGAAGCCGGGCAAGCCGTTGAAACTCGAAGCCACCGGTGCCTATCTCTACGGCGCACCCGCAGCGGGCAACCGCTTCACCGCGAAACTCGCGGTCGCGGTCGAACAGCATCCGGTCGAATCGATGCCGGGCTATTTCTTCGGCGATCCCACGCTGACGCTGCCGAAGGACGCCAACGACGTCATCGACACCACGCTCGACGCACAGGGCAAGCTGGCGCAGGACATCACGCTTCCCGAGGAAGCGAAACCGGCGTCGCCGATCGCGGCGATGGTTTCCGGCAGCCTGTTCGAGACCGGCGGGCGCAGCATCAACCGCTCGATCAAACGCGTGCTGTGGCCGGCGGATGCGCTGGTCGGCGTGCGCCCGATGTTCGACGACAAGGAAGGCCCCGACAGCGACAGCAATGCCGGCTTCCAGCTGATGCGCGTCGACAGCGACGGCAAGCCGCGCCCCGCGAAGGGCCTGAAGGTCACGCTGGTGCGCGAGCATCGCGATTACCACTGGAATTACGACAACGACGAGGGTTGGGATTTCGATTTCACCTCGCGCTTCGACAACGTCGAGACGCGCACCATCGATGCAGGCACGACTGCGATCAAGTTCGATTTCCCGGTCGAGTGGGGCACGTATCGCGTCGACGTGCTCGATCCGGCGACCGGGCTGACCACGCGTTATCCGTTCGAGGCGGGTTGGGGCTGGGGCGATGAGAACCGCGGCCTCGATGCGCGTCCCGACAAGGTCAAGGTCGCGCTCGACAAGACCACCTACAACACCGGCGACACGTTGAAGGTGACGCTGACGCCGCCGCACGACGGCAAGGGCCTGCTGATGGTCGAAGGCGGCGACCGCATGCTGTACGTGCTGGACGTCGATGTGAAGCGCGGCAGCAGCTTCGAGATTCCGGTGACCAAGGACTGGGAGCGCCACGACATCTACATCACCGCGCTGGTGTTCCGTGGCGGCAGCGCCTCGGACAAGATCACGCCGGCACGCGCCGTCGGTATCGCGTATGTGCCGATGGATCGCGCGTCGCGTCGGGTGGAAGTCGGATTGTCGCTGCCGAAACAGATGCGTCCGGAGCAGACGCTCATGACGACGGTCGCGGTGCCGAAACTCGCCGGCCAGGACGCCTATGTGACGGTGTCGGCGGTCGATGTCGGCATCCTCAACATCACCCAGTTCCCGGTGCCCGACGCCAACAAGCATTTCTTCGCCCAGCGCAGGCTCGGCGTGGATGCCTACGATGTCTACGGCCGCATCATCGAGAGTCTCGAAGGCGAGATCGGCAGGATCCGCTTCGGTGGCGACATGGCGCTGCAGCCGCTGGCGCAGGCGCGCAGGCCGACGTCGAAGGTGCAGACCGTCGATCTGTTCTCCGGCCCGGTGAAACTCGATGCCAAGGGCAACGCGAAGATCGCGCTGAAGGTGCCTGATTTCAACGGCACGCTGCGCGTGTCCGCGCTCGCTTATTCGGCCGAACGTTACGGCAATGGCGACGCCGAGATCGTGGTGCGCGCGCCGATCGTGGCCGAAGCCAGTTATCCGCGCGTGCTCGCGCCCGGCGACCGCAGCAACGTCACCCTCGATCTCACCAATTTCACCGGCAAGGCCGGCGATTTCGACGTGAAGATCGAAGGGCTCGGTCCGTTGACGGTGGCGCAGGGTGCGCGCAGCGCCAAGCTCGCCATCGGCGGCAAGACCACGCTGACCTTCCCGCTGTCGGCGGGCGAGGGCTACACCACCGCGAAGATCCGCGTGCAGGTCAACGGCAACGGCTTCAAGGTCGATCGCCGCTTCGATGTGCCGGTGCGTCCGGCCTGGCCGAGCGTGCTGCGCACGAAGACCCAGACCTTGAACGCGCTGGGCACGATCGCGATGGACGCAGCGTTCGCCGATGGCCTGATGCCCGGTTCGGTCACTGCGCAGATGACGGTCAGCGCGCTGCCGCCGATCCCGTTCGCCAGCGCGTTGAAGGACGTGCTGGAATATCCCTACGGCTGCGCCGAACAGACCACCAGCAAGGGCTATGCCGCGCTGGTGATGGATGCCGACACCGCGAAGATGCTCGATGCCAAGGGTCTCGACGCGGCGGCGCGCAAGGCCCGTATGGACGGCGCGTTCGGACGCTTGGCTTCGATGCAGATGTCGAACGGCCATTTCTCGATGTGGGGCGACGACAGTTACGTCAATCCCGCGCTGACGCCGTACATCGTCGAATTCCTGCTCGACGCGCGCGAAGCCGGCTTCGCGGTGCCCGAAGCGATGCTGCAGAAAGCATTGCAGCGGCTCAGCGAGGATCTGCTGGCCGGCGGCAACGAGTTCTATGGCCAGACCTATCGCGATCACCTGAAGTTCGCGTATCAGGCGCATGCGGGCTACGTGCTCGCGCGCGTCAACCGCGCACCGCTCGGGACGCTGCGCGCGCTGTACGACAACGAACGCGGCAAGACCAAGAATGGACTGTCGATGGTGCATCTGGGTCTGGCGCTGTCCCTGCAGGGCGACAAGAACCGCGGCAACAAGGCGATCGCTGCGGGCTTCGCGTTCAAGAGCGGCTACGAATATCTCGGCGACTACAGCAGCCCGCTGCGCGACAGCGCGCTGATGATCGCATTGACGCACGAACGTGGCCTCGGCAAGCCGGAATACGACGCCAAGGTCGTCGCATTGGGCAAAGAGCTCGATGTCCGTCGCAACGATCGCTGGTTCTATCTCAGCACCCAGGAACAGGTCGCACTGGCCCGCGTCGGCAAGGCGCTGCTGGCGGACCAGAAAAAGATGGTCTCCGGCGTGTGGCGTCTGGGCGATGTCAGCGACCCGGTGGCCGAGCGCCGCATGCAGGGGCGTCGCGTCGACTACACCGCACTCGCACGCGGTTTCAAGTTCGAGCCGCAGGGTGCGGTGCCGCTGTACGCCAGTCTCGAAGTCGCGGGTGTGCCGCGCACCGCGCCGGGCGAGGACAAATCGACGATCGGGATCGAACGAAAGTGGTACACCACCGACGGCAAGCCGTGGAAGCCCGGTCCGCTGACCGAAGGCGAGGCGCTGATCGTCGCGCTCAGCATCACCGCCGATCAGTCCATGCCCGACGCGCTGCTGACCGATCTGTTGCCGGCCGGTCTGGAAATCGAGAACTTCAATCTCGGCGACGGCAAGCAGTGGGCCGATGTGGTGGTGGACGGAATCCAGATCAACGATCGCAGCAGCGCGGCCGAAGTGCGGCACGAGGAATATCGCGACGATCGTTTCGTCGCCGCGATAAAACTCGATCGCGGCCAGGCTGCACGCGTGTTCTATCTCGTGCGTGCGGTGACGCCTGGCACCTACACCGTGCCGCCGTCACTGGTCGAAGACATGTATCGCCCGCAATTGCGCGGAGTGGGCAAGTCGACGCCGGCCACGATCACGGTGGTGCAGCCGAAATAA
- the gyrA gene encoding DNA gyrase subunit A, which produces MTDLAKEIIPVNLEDEMRRSYLDYAMSVIVGRALPDVRDGLKPVHRRVLFAMNELGAHSNKPYYKSARIVGDVIGKYHPHGDQSVYDTLVRMAQPFSLRYLLVDGQGNFGSVDGDNAAAMRYTEARMAKLTHELMADIDKDTVDFQPNYDEKELEPTVMPSRFPNLLVNGSAGIAVGMATNIPPHNLSEVIDATIALLDDPEIDIDGLMQYIPGPDFPTAGIINGVGGIHIAYRTGRGRVRMRARAEVEVADNGREAIIVTEIPYQVNKARLIEKIAELVKEKKLEGISELRDESDKDGMRIFIEVKRGDSAEVVLNNLYQQTQMESVFGINMVALVDGRPQLLNLKQILEAFVRHRREVVTRRTIFELRKARARAHILEGLTVALANIDEMIELIKTSANPNEARERLLAKTWDAGLVASLLAAAGSDASKPEDLPAGVGLIEGTDGQRYYQLTEIQAKEILEMRLHRLTGLEQDRLTEEYRNLLNVIRGLIEILENPDRLREVIRDELREVKEAFGDERRSEIRASEEDLDILDLIAPEDVVVTLSHSGYAKRQPVTAYRAQKRGGRGRNAASTKDEDFIDQLWLVNTHDTLLTFTSSGRVFWLSVHQLPDAGPNARGRPIINWLALEPGEQVQAVLPVRSYDDEHFVFFATRNGTVKKTPLTEFAYRLARGKIAINLDEGDALIGVALTDGHRDIMLFASNGKTVRFDEAAVRAVGRTATGVRGMRLAAGEKVVSLIVAESAGDQPEIEDDTADDVVETVGEDAVIETPVNVDDASVAYILTATENGYGKRTPLADYPRKGRGTQGVIGIQTTARNGKLVAAVLLSSRDEVLLISDGGTLVRTRAAEISQVGRNTQGVTLMRLAEDETLQALERLDASLDEDDISETSEALQPPTGVGALQPKNDA; this is translated from the coding sequence ATGACCGATCTCGCGAAAGAAATCATTCCCGTCAATCTCGAAGACGAGATGCGACGCAGCTATCTCGATTACGCCATGAGCGTGATCGTGGGGCGAGCGCTCCCGGACGTGAGGGACGGCCTGAAGCCGGTGCATCGCCGCGTATTGTTCGCGATGAACGAGCTGGGCGCGCACAGCAACAAGCCTTACTACAAGTCCGCGCGTATCGTCGGTGACGTCATCGGTAAATACCACCCGCATGGCGACCAGTCGGTGTACGACACGCTGGTGCGCATGGCGCAGCCGTTCTCGCTGCGTTACCTGCTGGTGGACGGGCAGGGCAACTTCGGTTCGGTCGACGGCGACAACGCGGCGGCGATGCGTTACACCGAAGCGCGCATGGCCAAGCTCACCCACGAGCTGATGGCCGATATCGACAAGGACACGGTCGACTTCCAGCCCAACTACGACGAAAAGGAACTGGAGCCCACGGTGATGCCGTCGCGGTTCCCGAACCTGCTGGTGAACGGTTCGGCCGGCATCGCGGTCGGCATGGCCACCAACATTCCGCCGCACAATCTGTCGGAAGTGATCGACGCGACCATCGCGCTGCTCGACGATCCCGAGATCGATATCGATGGCCTGATGCAGTACATCCCCGGACCGGACTTCCCGACGGCGGGCATCATCAACGGCGTCGGCGGTATCCACATCGCCTACCGTACCGGTCGTGGCCGGGTGCGCATGCGCGCCCGCGCCGAGGTCGAAGTCGCCGACAATGGCCGTGAAGCGATCATCGTCACCGAGATCCCGTATCAGGTGAACAAGGCCCGGTTGATCGAAAAGATCGCCGAACTGGTCAAGGAAAAGAAGCTCGAAGGCATCAGCGAGCTGCGCGACGAGTCCGACAAGGACGGCATGCGCATCTTCATCGAGGTCAAGCGCGGCGATTCCGCCGAAGTGGTGCTCAACAACCTCTATCAGCAGACGCAGATGGAGTCGGTGTTCGGCATCAACATGGTGGCGCTGGTCGACGGTCGGCCGCAGCTGCTCAATCTCAAGCAGATCCTCGAAGCCTTCGTGCGCCATCGCCGCGAAGTCGTCACCCGCCGCACCATCTTCGAACTGCGCAAGGCCCGTGCCCGCGCGCACATCCTCGAAGGCCTGACGGTCGCGTTGGCGAACATCGACGAGATGATCGAGCTGATCAAGACCTCGGCCAATCCCAACGAGGCGCGCGAACGCCTGCTCGCCAAGACCTGGGATGCCGGTCTGGTCGCGTCGCTGCTCGCGGCTGCCGGCAGCGACGCCTCGAAGCCGGAAGATCTGCCGGCCGGCGTCGGTCTGATCGAGGGTACGGACGGGCAGCGTTATTACCAGCTGACCGAAATCCAGGCCAAGGAAATCCTCGAAATGCGCCTGCACCGCCTCACCGGGCTGGAGCAGGACAGGCTGACCGAGGAATACAGGAATCTTCTCAACGTCATTCGCGGTCTGATCGAGATTCTCGAAAATCCAGACCGCCTGCGCGAAGTGATCCGCGACGAACTGCGCGAAGTGAAGGAAGCCTTCGGCGACGAGCGCCGCAGCGAAATCCGCGCCAGTGAAGAGGATCTGGACATCCTCGACCTGATCGCGCCGGAAGACGTGGTGGTCACGCTGTCGCATTCGGGTTATGCCAAACGCCAGCCGGTCACCGCCTATCGCGCCCAGAAGCGCGGCGGTCGCGGTCGCAATGCGGCGTCGACCAAAGACGAGGATTTCATCGACCAACTCTGGCTGGTGAACACCCATGACACGCTGCTGACGTTCACCAGCAGCGGACGCGTGTTCTGGCTGTCGGTGCACCAGCTGCCCGATGCGGGTCCGAATGCACGCGGTCGTCCGATCATCAACTGGCTGGCGCTGGAGCCGGGCGAACAGGTCCAGGCGGTGCTGCCGGTGCGCAGCTATGACGACGAACATTTCGTGTTCTTCGCCACCCGCAACGGTACCGTCAAGAAAACGCCGCTCACCGAATTCGCCTACCGGCTCGCGCGCGGCAAGATCGCGATCAATCTCGACGAGGGCGATGCCCTGATCGGCGTGGCGCTGACCGATGGACATCGCGACATCATGCTGTTCGCCAGCAACGGCAAGACCGTGCGCTTCGACGAAGCTGCGGTGCGCGCCGTCGGTCGTACCGCGACCGGCGTGCGCGGCATGAGATTGGCTGCAGGCGAGAAAGTGGTCAGCCTGATCGTCGCCGAATCGGCGGGCGACCAGCCCGAGATCGAGGACGATACGGCCGATGACGTAGTCGAGACCGTGGGTGAAGATGCCGTCATCGAGACGCCGGTCAATGTCGACGATGCCTCTGTCGCCTACATCCTCACCGCGACCGAAAACGGCTACGGCAAACGCACGCCGCTGGCCGATTACCCGCGCAAGGGCCGCGGCACCCAGGGCGTGATCGGCATCCAGACAACGGCGCGCAACGGCAAGCTGGTGGCGGCGGTGTTGTTGAGCAGCCGCGATGAAGTGCTGCTGATTTCCGACGGCGGCACGCTGGTGCGCACCCGCGCTGCAGAGATCTCCCAGGTCGGCCGGAACACCCAGGGCGTCACCCTGATGCGCTTGGCCGAGGACGAAACGCTGCAGGCATTGGAGCGGCTCGATGCGTCGCTGGACGAGGATGACATTTCCGAGACTTCTGAGGCCCTGCAGCCGCCTACGGGCGTTGGAGCGCTGCAGCCCAAGAACGACGCGTAA